CGATGAGTGGGGTCACCCAAAGACTTCACTCGTCGCTCCGGGCGCCTTCAGGTTGTTTCAAAATGTGATTTGAAACCCCGACTCTGTAATTCGCATCTAAAATTAGTGAAATAAATCGGAAGGGGCGATATCCGCAGCTTTAAAGGCTGAACAAAAGACGGATAAATTTATTACGGCGCAGAAGGTATTTTAAACCTTCGATAAATCCCATCACCGCTCGCTGCGTGACACTGCGAAGGGTAAATTGGGCCTGGTAAAGGCTGACCATGGCAGTTCCTGTTACGCCCTTTGGGTTTCAGCGTGCGGCGTCGGACTCTGTTGAGAGTCAGGAATGGGGGGTTAGCTATGAACAAAACAATATACACCACGATTCTTGTAGTTGCGCTTTTGGCGTTTACAGCCGGCAGCGTTCAAGCGCGAGGCTTCCACATGGGGGGACAAATGGGCCCGCATGGCGGTGGTGGAATAAGTCACTTTGCGCCATCTGTCAACAGGCCATCATTTAACGTTTCACACTCCTCGGGGCAGTCTTTCCAGCATCGGAGCAGTGGGTTTTCCAATCCTGCGTTTTCGGGCCGCGGTCAGTCGTTTACACGGGGACCAGCGCAATCTCACACGAATTTCAAATCCTGGGAACATAAGCTTCCATCTGAGCATGGCGTACAATCCCAGACTGGGCGAGTGTTGGAACATAATCCAACTCAAGGTCAGGTACAGCATTTCCTGAATCTCCCGAAAAATAACGCCGGTACGAATAGACATGGCATGGGCAAAATTGGAGCGGCCGCTCTCGGAGCCACAGCAGGCGCAATTGCGCTTGATCACTTCAAGGGAACCCGGGCTGATCTAGCGGCTGTGGGAAGCGGGCATCTGCCCGTGAAGGGCAAAGAGCCGAACCGGACTCTGGATCCTGGAGCTGTCCAGCGTCTCCAGAAAAATTACTCCCAGCTTTACCACACCACATTCAACAAGAATTGGTGGGGGCAACACCAGAATTTCAACAACAACTATTGGCACAGCAACGTGTGGTCTTACCGACCATGGTATTACTGGTGGAGACCGGCCACGTGGGCGATTCTGAGTTCATGGGTTCCCTGGGACTGGGGCTCGCCGTTGTACTATGATTATGGAGACAATTTCTATTACTCCGACGGCTTTGTTTATCTGAATGGTCATCGGGTCTGTAGCGCCGATGAGTATTACGATCAGGCTGTGGACCTCCTGGCAAGAGCGCCAAAAGTCAAGAGCGACCCCGAGCAATGGATGCCTCTGGGAGTTTTTGCATTGACTCAGGACGCGACAAAGCCTTCGAAAATAGTCCTGCAACTTGCAGTAAACAAGGAAGGCAGTATTCAGGGGACGTACTATAACACTGAAGACAAAACCGCCAAGCCGATAAAGGGGATTGTAGAAAAGAAATCTCAAAGGGCTGTGTGGACGTTTGCGGATGAAAACAACCATGCGGTGATAATGGAGACAGGTATTTACAACCTTACAAAGGATCAGACCAACGTTCTGGTTCATTTCGGCAAGAATAAAACACAAGAGTGGATTTTGGTACGTCTCAAGGAGCCACCGGCAGAGGAAGGTTCGGCGCCTACAGATACTGCGAAATAAAAACCATTGGGTGGCCGGTCAAAGACTGGCCGCCCAATGCCTGTACAAAAAGGATTGTCGCTAATCGGTGACGTGAATATTAGAAGAAATAGCCTATGACGTACCGTAACCCAACCACGCTGATCACAATCGCGAGCATCGGCCTGATGATCGCTCCTGGGACGTACTTCTGAACAGAAGCTCCGAGATACATTCCAACGAAGCCACCTATTCCGAAAAGAAAACCGAGTAACCAGTCCGGTCTGACAGGCGCTCCTGCTTGAGCGAAAAGAGGCCCTACAAATTGGAAGAAAAACACACCCCCTATCGATGTGACACAAGTGCCCATGAGCGTGGCGCCCGCGATAGTATGGATGGGGAGATGAAAAAACGTGACAATAAAAGGGGCTATGATGGCCCCGCCGCCAATGCCGTATATCCCCCCAATGAGACCTACGATTAGGGACAGTACGAAAAGACCTGTCGTGTGAAAACTGAACCGCTCCCCGAAAAACTCGTATTCTGTCCTTGCAAGAGACCAACTGATGGTTTTGACAGCGTGTCCTCCGGAATCTAGTCCAGTGGAATTTTTGCCCGCTGCCTTCCTCATTTTTGCTTCAGCGGTGTTCGCAGCGGTGGTCCGGCCTCTCTGGGCGATTGCCTGATAAAGCATTCGTCCGCCGATGTACAGCAGAACGCAGCCGGCGAACAGCTTAAACGGGCGCGGGTCCGGCAGATAGACGATTCTGATTATTCCACCAAGAAAGAGGCCGGGGAACGTGCCTACGATAATGTTCCAGGCGAGAGGCCAATTCATGCGCCCTTCACGGAAATATTTATAAACAGCGCTGGGTATTCCTACTACGTTAAAGACAAGGTTGGTGGGGG
This region of Desulfomonilaceae bacterium genomic DNA includes:
- a CDS encoding sulfite exporter TauE/SafE family protein produces the protein MTFPVSGIETAIWIPPLVGFVISFFTSMGGISGAFLILPFQVSVLGFTSPAVTPTNLVFNVVGIPSAVYKYFREGRMNWPLAWNIIVGTFPGLFLGGIIRIVYLPDPRPFKLFAGCVLLYIGGRMLYQAIAQRGRTTAANTAEAKMRKAAGKNSTGLDSGGHAVKTISWSLARTEYEFFGERFSFHTTGLFVLSLIVGLIGGIYGIGGGAIIAPFIVTFFHLPIHTIAGATLMGTCVTSIGGVFFFQFVGPLFAQAGAPVRPDWLLGFLFGIGGFVGMYLGASVQKYVPGAIIRPMLAIVISVVGLRYVIGYFF